A genomic segment from Antedon mediterranea chromosome 6, ecAntMedi1.1, whole genome shotgun sequence encodes:
- the LOC140051579 gene encoding spindle assembly abnormal protein 6 homolog isoform X1, whose amino-acid sequence MENLYSKVLLLQMKSADREERKHHIKITVELCTVTSPLHKKDLKVRLTDENDPFFLYNLTLGEEDFQSLKNQQGLLVDFGAFPQKFIDLLELCLQEQDKDVPQFLLQLDTPSLSSMSIASLSVIQTNAFKHLTHLSLKLLPGMDGDVKKYLADCLKNLKDEKHNLESKLKETEADLSQRLRQTQEALSACRSELDSLKLEWSSRLSNLTAEHSNELLIERKMAVEKQTDYQTRVEREKCEMEENYRKKLQQLEDRLCKQDTNNKELVDRKYRSESNIRELKGKLSGLEEDYHRARQELQTLRKDNSGLETVCHERDKAVSQLRTKVAVLEQEVRDKDILIEKNNTLIESANEHKSKIEESCSQLRHRITKLETTLKNMTQEVHKGNDIIKKLRAENKTYLAKIKLKNTLTTQQEKVLGEKSQELVKSQEELKQIHLKITQLESENKILSESFENVKKKLEESRELLKTNENVINWLNKQVNEAQLSRKLPGGYDMPSNATTGYKPTFQPNQPLSTTNISSIPGNLSDSRFSHHNYPSRPSSIQQQIQYNPQLIRKANSISQKPSRIGSIPEELSNTPVVGAPIVVNRQSEPALDAKFLQPSLNHHGEILRGPVDHSTPASQPMHSFPKPTTKQSQAPVKTNARSVKPAPVTPPLMSAYFPGLRPQASV is encoded by the exons ATGGAGAACCTGTATAGTAAAGTATTACTTCTACAGATGAAATCTGCAGATAGAGAAGAAAG AAAACATCATATCAAAATAACTGTTGAATTATGTACTGTAACGTCCCCTCTTCACAAAAAG gATTTGAAGGTGAGACTGACAGATGAAAATGATCCATTTTTCCTCTACAACCTCACTCTTGGAGAAGAAGATTTTCAAAG TTTGAAAAACCAACAGGGGTTGCTAGTTGACTTTGGTGCTTTTCCACAAAAGTTCATTGACCTACTCGAGCTATGTTTACAGGAACAGGACAAAGATGTTCCGCA ATTTTTGCTACAACTTGATACTCCATCTTTAAGCAGCATGAGCATAGCTAGCTTAAGTGTCATCCAAACAAATGCTTTTAAACATTTGACACACTTATCGCTCAAACTTCTTCCTGGAATGGATGGTGATGTCAAGAAATATCTTGCTGATTGTCTGAAAAATCTTAAG GATGAGAAACATAATCTTGAGTCCAAACTAAAAGAAACGGAAGCAGATCTGTCTCAGCGTCTTCGCCAAACTCAAGAg GCATTGTCAGCATGTAGGTCAGAATTGGACAGTTTGAAACTGGAATGGTCATCACGGTTGAGTAATCTTACAGCTGAACATTCCAATGAATTATTAATAGAAAGGAAGATGGCAGTAGAg AAACAAACTGACTACCAAACAAGAGTTGAAAGGGAAAAATGTGAAATGGAAGAGAACTATAGAAAAAAACTACAACAACTGGAAGATAGGTTGTGTAAACAAGATACTAATAATAAG GAACTTGTGGATCGTAAATATCGCTCGGAATCAAACATTCGTGAACTAAAAGGCAAACTCAGTGGGTTAGAAGAG GATTACCACCGTGCTCGTCAAGAATTGCAGACATTGCGTAAAGACAACAGCGGTCTTGAAACAGTGTGCCACGAGCGCGACAAGGCAGTTAGTCAACTACGAACGAAAGTCGCAGTTTTGGAACAGGAAGTCAGGGATAAGGATATCCTTATTGAGAAAAATAACACGTTAATTGAATCTGCAAATGAACACaag AGCAAGATTGAAGAAAGTTGTAGCCAGTTAAGACATCGAATTACCAAATTAGAAACAACACTTAAGAATATGACACAAGAAGTTCATAAG ggAAATGACATAATAAAAAAGTTAAGAGCAGAAAACAAAACATACTTGGCTAAG ATTAAGTTAAAGAACACTTTGACTACACAGCAAGAAAAGGTTCTTGGTGAAAAGTCACAAGAGCTAGTGAAATCTCAGGAGGAGTTAAAACAAATTCATTTGAAAATAACACAACTGGAAAGTGAA AACAAGATTTTAAGCGAGTCATTTGAGAATGTAAAGAAAAAGCTTGAAGAAAGTCGAGAacttcttaaaacaaatgagaATG TTATTAATTGGTTGAACAAACAAGTGAATGAGGCCCAACTATCTAGAAAGCTACCTGGCGGTTACGACATGCCTTCCAATGCTACCACTGGTTACAAACCAACATTTCAACCAAATcag CCACTGAGTACAACAAATATTAGTAGTATTCCAGGAAATCTGAGTGATTCGCGCTTCTCACATCACAACTATCCTTCAAGGCCTAGTTCTATTCAACAGCag ATTCAGTACAATCCTCAATTGATAAGAAAAGCAAACTCGATAAGTCAAAAACCTAGTAGAATTGGTAGCATACCAGAGGAACTGTCTAACACGCCAGTTGTAGGAGCACCAATAGTAGTAAATAGACAGAG TGAACCAGCATTAGATGCTAAGTTTCTTCAGCCAAGCCTAAATCATCATGGTGAAATACTCAGAGGCCCAGTTGATCATTCTACCCCGGCTAGTCAACCAATGCACTCATTTCCTAAGCCAACAACAAAACAGAGCCAAGCCCCTGTAAAAACTAATGCTCGGTCGGTAAAACCAGCACCAGTTACTCCTCCACTTATGAGTGCTTATTTTCCAGGATTGCGACCACAAGCTTCAGTTTGA
- the LOC140050874 gene encoding membralin-like: protein MPPTNNHEQQQGTRAAMNNNNTPLGNVRDRLFHALFFKIAITYARAFPPAVRRVFEFAILIKALSVLFVLAYIHCAFSRTPINCLVDIQEKWPRDGILRVEIFRNRTGPKLFTLVSRQEQEMEPASEFQSSTIADSTPWPMNYWEYPGRERSKEIQTNITIIEEDGSSKNFTYTHVEKPEKNFQPFRETVSEMEMFTNVVWPSDEYIMEYSLEYGFLRLSAATRERLGIPIMVVHLDPLKDECFGDSLSRFFLEDFLGYDDILMSSVKSLAEYEDNKGYLRNVVTGEHYRFVSMWMARSSYIAAAFIMLIFTISISMLLRYSHHQIFVFIVDLLQMLEMNTAVAFPAAPLLTVILALVGMEAIMSEFFNDTTTAFYIILIVWVADQYDAICCHTTISKKFWLRFFYLYHFAFYAYHYRFNGQYSVLALITSWLFIQHSMVYFFHHYELPAILQQARVQLLLQRNQHGGLSLNINRNNDNNQPNVNPAEGQDANQNQMDANQNNPAAPAAAPPPAAPDNDNLQENQGIAQAASQNTSQRHQNVQPRTVMQIPMGVINNLHLRNTFSALTGQPQRHIHINIHHQMSNRRNPNTQASGQQGNNPAELPNANSDESASSVVLDQQTLNENSQSNQIETKVEHLEISSDSIGSISNSVSAPQNQESILDNSENEDVGNLLRIGNDTDAPI, encoded by the exons ATGCCACCCACCAACAATCATGAGCAGCAACAAGGCACTAGGGCTGCCATGAACAATAACAACACTCCTCTTGGTAATGTTAGAGACAGGCTGTTTCATGCACTGTTTTTTAAGATCGCTATCACTTATGCTCGTGCTTTTCCTCCTGCAGTAAGACGAGTCTTTGAATTTGCAATTTTAATTAAG GCGTTATCAGTACTTTTTGTTTTAGCTTATATTCATTGTGCATTTTCGCGGACGCCTATAAACTGTCTAGTAGATATTCAAGAAAAGTGGCCTCGGGATGGTATACTAAGGGTGGAGATATTCAGGAATCGTACAGGACCAAAATTGTTCACGTTGGTCAGTAGGCAAGAACAGGAAATGGAACCAGCATCAG aaTTCCAAAGTTCTACTATTGCTGATTCAACACCTTGGCCAATGAATTACTGGGAATATCCAGGCCGAGAAAGGTCAAAGGAGATTCAGACTAATATCACCATAATAGAAGAAGATGGATCTAGTAAAAACTTTACATATACCCATGTTGAGAAACCAGAGAAAAACTTTCAACCTTTCAGAGAAACTGTTTCAGAGATGGAAATGTTTACGAATGTTG TATGGCCGTCAGATGAGTACATCATGGAGTATTCATTAGAATATGGGTTTCTACGCTTGTCTGCTGCCACCAGAGAGCGCCTCGGAATACCAATTATGGTTGTTCATTTAG ATCCATTAAAAGATGAATGTTTTGGTGATAGCCTAAGCCGCTTCTTTTTGGAGGATTTTCTTGGTTATGATGATATTCTTATGTCAAGTGTGAAGAGCCTAGCTGAGTATGAGGATAACAAAG GTTATCTGCGTAATGTTGTAACTGGTGAACACTATCGTTTTGTCAGTATGTGGATGGCAAGATCCTCGTACATAGCTGCTGCCTTTATCATGCTTATCTTTACAATCTCTATCTCAATGCTACTTCgatattctcatcatcagatatttgtttttattg TTGATCTGTTACAGATGTTGGAGATGAATACAGCAGTAGCATTTCCAGCAGCTCCTCTACTTACTGTTATACTTGCTCTTGTTG gAATGGAAGCAATTATGTCAGAATTTTTTAATGATACAACAACagcattttatattattctcATTGTTTGGGTTGCGGACCAGTATGATGCTATTTGTTGCCATACAACTATTAGCAAAAAGTTTTGGTTAAG gTTTTTCTATCTGTATCATTTTGCATTTTATGCATACCATTACCGTTTTAATGGACAATACAGCGTGCTTGCTCTCATCACATCCTGGTTGTTTATACAG CACTCAATGGTGTATTTTTTTCACCACTATGAGCTGCCAGCAATACTACAACAGGCTAGAGTTCAGCTGTTGTTGCAAAGGAACCAGCATGGTGGTCTTAGTCTCAACATCAATCGCAACAATGACAACAATCAACCGAATGTCAACCCAGCTGAAGGACAAGATGCTAATCAGAACCAGATGGATGCCAATCAGAACAATCCTGCTGCCCCTGCTGCTGCCCCTCCTCCTGCTGCCCCTGATAATGACAATTTACAGGAGAACCAGGGAATTGCTCAAGCAGCTAGTCAAAACACTTCTCAAagacatcaaaatgtacaaccACGTACTGTAATGCAGATACCAATGGGTGTTATTAACAATTTACATCTTAGAAATACTTTCTCGGCTCTTACGGGACAGCCACAAAGACATATCCATATTAATATACATCATCAAATGTCAAATAGACGAAACCCCAACACTCAAGCTAGTGGTCAACAAGGTAATAATCCAGCTGAATTGCCTAATGCAAATAGTGATGAATCTGCGTCTAGTGTCGTATTAGACCAGCAGACTTTAAATGAAAACTCTCAATCTAATCAAATTGAAACTAAAGTAGAACATTTGGAAATCTCAAGTGATAGTATAGGAAGTATATCTAATTCAGTTTCAGCACCACAAAATCAAGAATCTATTTTAGACAACTCAGAAAATGAAGATGTGGGAAATTTATTAAGAATTGGTAATGATACGGACGCACCTATTTAG
- the LOC140050916 gene encoding peptidylprolyl isomerase domain and WD repeat-containing protein 1-like — translation MADSATSCQQDATESNRKREISNDNDEDNEWIGPLPTEAVQKKKRKVLEFQDVYLQNLPCAEGYEQSFMHRDVVTHVAVSKTNFVITASIDGHVKFWKKQAEGVEFVKHFRAHLGSIVSICVSSDGLLLCTISDDKTLKVFDIINFDMINMMKLPYVPSCCEWVYKSGDAISTLAIGQHDNGVINVYDGRGENKPLKTLDSLHSAQVIFIKYNPVYEVAISIDKQGMVEYWTGPKKDYQFPKNVAFGYKTDTDLYEFLKSKTIPLCLAFSPDGKQFATISKDRKIRIFKFQTGKMTRVLDESLKTFTELQQMKQQLPDMEFGRRMAVERDLQKSDAYDKANIIYDQSGYFLLYSTMLGIKVINLYNNTCSRFIGKTENVRFLQLALFQGNVKEKKAALTIEMKASDNPALLGLELDPTLFCTGFKKNRFFIFSRREPDETKHVGNDRDVFNEKPSKEEQIAASQSDMSLKLSNLAVMHTTMGDVVINLFPKECPKTIENFCVHSKNGYYNGHFFHRVIKGFMVQTGDPLGNGTGGESIWGGEFEDEFHPRLKHDRPYILSMANAGPNTNGSQFFITVAPCPWLDNKHTVFGKVTKGMDVVQKISEVKTNSKTEKPMEDIRIINIAIK, via the exons tttTGGAATTCCAAGATGTTTACCTACAAAATTTACCATGTGCTGAGGGATATGAACAAAGTTTTATGCATCGTGATGTTGTTACACATGTTGCAGTGTCAAA GACAAACTTTGTGATAACAGCCAGCATTGATGGCCATGTGAAATTCTGGAAGAAACAAGCAGAAGGAGTGGAATTTGTCAAACATTTCCGGGCACATCTTG GCTCTATTGTTAGTATATGTGTGAGTAGTGATGGGCTACTACTGTGTACAATATCAGATGATAAAACATTAAAGGTTTTTGATATTATTAACTTTG aCATGATAAATATGATGAAACTTCCATATGTACCAAGCTGTTGTGAATGGGTGTACAAATCTGGTGATGCTATATCAACATTAGCAAT AGGACAACATGATAATGGTGTGATAAATGTGTATGATGGACGAGGTGAAAACAAGCCACTTAAAACACTAGACAGTCTACATTCAGCACAGGTTATTTTTATAAAG TACAATCCTGTTTATGAAGTGGCGATCTCCATAGATAAGCAGGGAATGGTGGAATATTGGACAGGACCAAAGAAAGATTATCAGTTTCCAAAGAATGTAGCTTTTGGGTATAAAACAGACACAGATCTATATGAATTTCTAAAG AGCAAAACAATTCCTTTGTGCTTAGCATTTTCACCAGATGGAAAACAGTTTGCTACAATTTCAAAAGATAGAAAG ATCcgtatttttaaatttcaaactgGTAAAATGACAAGGGTACTGGATGAATCATTAAAGACCTTTACTGAACTACAGCAGATGAAACAACAATTACCTGATATGGAGTTTGGTAGGAGAATGGCTGTGGAGAGAGATCTTCAAAAGTCAGATGCTTATGATAAAGCTAATATAA TTTATGaccaaagtggttacttttTACTGTATTCGACGATGTTAGGAATTAAAgttattaatttgtataataatacatGTTCAAGGTTCATTGGTAAG ACAGAGAATGTGCGCTTCTTACAATTAGCCCTTTTCCAAGGTAACGTAAAGGAGAAAAAAGCTGCACTCACCATAGAGATGAAGGCATCCGATAATCCAGCTTTACTGGGCCTAGAACTTGATCCTACCCTGTTTTGTACTGGGTTTAAAAAGAACAGGTTCTTTATATTTTCAAGAAGGGAACCAGATGAAACTAAGCA TGTTGGTAATGATCGAGATGTCTTCAATGAAAAACCATCCAAGGAGGAACAAATCGCAGCCTCACAG TCTGACATGTCGTTGAAGTTGTCTAACCTTGCAGTGATGCATACTACAATGGGGGATGTTGTCATCAACTTGTTTCCCAAAGA ATGTCCCAAGACAATAGAAAACTTCTGTGTACACTCTAAGAATGGATACTACAATGGACATTTCTTCCATCGAGTTATTAAAGGCTTTATGGTACAAACTGGAGACCCATTAG GCAATGGAACTGGTGGAGAGTCAATTTGGGGAGGAGAATTTGAGGATGAGTTTCACCCTCGTTTGAAGCACGATAGACCTTACATACTGAGTATGGCAAACGCTGGACCAAATACAAACGGATCACAGTTCTTTATCACAGTTGCACCATGT CCTTGGTTGGACAACAAGCACACAGTGTTTGGAAAAGTGACAAAGGGAATGGATGTTGTACAAAAAATATCAGAGGTGAAGACAAACTCAAAGACAGAAAAACCAATGGAAGACATACGCATTATTAATATTGCTATTAAATGA
- the LOC140051579 gene encoding spindle assembly abnormal protein 6 homolog isoform X2, with amino-acid sequence MENLYSKVLLLQMKSADREERKHHIKITVELCTVTSPLHKKDLKVRLTDENDPFFLYNLTLGEEDFQSLKNQQGLLVDFGAFPQKFIDLLELCLQEQDKDVPQFLLQLDTPSLSSMSIASLSVIQTNAFKHLTHLSLKLLPGMDGDVKKYLADCLKNLKDEKHNLESKLKETEADLSQRLRQTQEALSACRSELDSLKLEWSSRLSNLTAEHSNELLIERKMAVEKQTDYQTRVEREKCEMEENYRKKLQQLEDRLCKQDTNNKELVDRKYRSESNIRELKGKLSGLEEDYHRARQELQTLRKDNSGLETVCHERDKAVSQLRTKVAVLEQEVRDKDILIEKNNTLIESANEHKSKIEESCSQLRHRITKLETTLKNMTQEVHKGNDIIKKLRAENKTYLAKIKLKNTLTTQQEKVLGEKSQELVKSQEELKQIHLKITQLESENKILSESFENVKKKLEESRELLKTNENVINWLNKQVNEAQLSRKLPGGYDMPSNATTGYKPTFQPNQPLSTTNISSIPGNLSDSRFSHHNYPSRPSSIQQQYNPQLIRKANSISQKPSRIGSIPEELSNTPVVGAPIVVNRQSEPALDAKFLQPSLNHHGEILRGPVDHSTPASQPMHSFPKPTTKQSQAPVKTNARSVKPAPVTPPLMSAYFPGLRPQASV; translated from the exons ATGGAGAACCTGTATAGTAAAGTATTACTTCTACAGATGAAATCTGCAGATAGAGAAGAAAG AAAACATCATATCAAAATAACTGTTGAATTATGTACTGTAACGTCCCCTCTTCACAAAAAG gATTTGAAGGTGAGACTGACAGATGAAAATGATCCATTTTTCCTCTACAACCTCACTCTTGGAGAAGAAGATTTTCAAAG TTTGAAAAACCAACAGGGGTTGCTAGTTGACTTTGGTGCTTTTCCACAAAAGTTCATTGACCTACTCGAGCTATGTTTACAGGAACAGGACAAAGATGTTCCGCA ATTTTTGCTACAACTTGATACTCCATCTTTAAGCAGCATGAGCATAGCTAGCTTAAGTGTCATCCAAACAAATGCTTTTAAACATTTGACACACTTATCGCTCAAACTTCTTCCTGGAATGGATGGTGATGTCAAGAAATATCTTGCTGATTGTCTGAAAAATCTTAAG GATGAGAAACATAATCTTGAGTCCAAACTAAAAGAAACGGAAGCAGATCTGTCTCAGCGTCTTCGCCAAACTCAAGAg GCATTGTCAGCATGTAGGTCAGAATTGGACAGTTTGAAACTGGAATGGTCATCACGGTTGAGTAATCTTACAGCTGAACATTCCAATGAATTATTAATAGAAAGGAAGATGGCAGTAGAg AAACAAACTGACTACCAAACAAGAGTTGAAAGGGAAAAATGTGAAATGGAAGAGAACTATAGAAAAAAACTACAACAACTGGAAGATAGGTTGTGTAAACAAGATACTAATAATAAG GAACTTGTGGATCGTAAATATCGCTCGGAATCAAACATTCGTGAACTAAAAGGCAAACTCAGTGGGTTAGAAGAG GATTACCACCGTGCTCGTCAAGAATTGCAGACATTGCGTAAAGACAACAGCGGTCTTGAAACAGTGTGCCACGAGCGCGACAAGGCAGTTAGTCAACTACGAACGAAAGTCGCAGTTTTGGAACAGGAAGTCAGGGATAAGGATATCCTTATTGAGAAAAATAACACGTTAATTGAATCTGCAAATGAACACaag AGCAAGATTGAAGAAAGTTGTAGCCAGTTAAGACATCGAATTACCAAATTAGAAACAACACTTAAGAATATGACACAAGAAGTTCATAAG ggAAATGACATAATAAAAAAGTTAAGAGCAGAAAACAAAACATACTTGGCTAAG ATTAAGTTAAAGAACACTTTGACTACACAGCAAGAAAAGGTTCTTGGTGAAAAGTCACAAGAGCTAGTGAAATCTCAGGAGGAGTTAAAACAAATTCATTTGAAAATAACACAACTGGAAAGTGAA AACAAGATTTTAAGCGAGTCATTTGAGAATGTAAAGAAAAAGCTTGAAGAAAGTCGAGAacttcttaaaacaaatgagaATG TTATTAATTGGTTGAACAAACAAGTGAATGAGGCCCAACTATCTAGAAAGCTACCTGGCGGTTACGACATGCCTTCCAATGCTACCACTGGTTACAAACCAACATTTCAACCAAATcag CCACTGAGTACAACAAATATTAGTAGTATTCCAGGAAATCTGAGTGATTCGCGCTTCTCACATCACAACTATCCTTCAAGGCCTAGTTCTATTCAACAGCag TACAATCCTCAATTGATAAGAAAAGCAAACTCGATAAGTCAAAAACCTAGTAGAATTGGTAGCATACCAGAGGAACTGTCTAACACGCCAGTTGTAGGAGCACCAATAGTAGTAAATAGACAGAG TGAACCAGCATTAGATGCTAAGTTTCTTCAGCCAAGCCTAAATCATCATGGTGAAATACTCAGAGGCCCAGTTGATCATTCTACCCCGGCTAGTCAACCAATGCACTCATTTCCTAAGCCAACAACAAAACAGAGCCAAGCCCCTGTAAAAACTAATGCTCGGTCGGTAAAACCAGCACCAGTTACTCCTCCACTTATGAGTGCTTATTTTCCAGGATTGCGACCACAAGCTTCAGTTTGA